In a genomic window of Saccharothrix sp. HUAS TT1:
- a CDS encoding helix-turn-helix domain-containing protein translates to MAGKKSMPTIRLRRLAGQLRRLRDGADLRREDVEERTGLNATTLYRIETARSRPQYRTLDTLLKLYEVPTEEQFRLKALYKQSAGEGWMRPWHEQLPEGYTAYISFEREAHGLRHYSGMFIPGLLQTEDYARAVIGGVLHDATDDQVEQFVRTRVERQAVLTKEEPLKLWAIIDEASLRREVGGPAVMRAQLRHLLAAARRPNVTIQVIPFSSGAHPGMPGQLVVMDFADPLDTDLIYIDSQAGEIFLESDADIKRFRDGFDHLVAVAKSPDDSVALITGIATG, encoded by the coding sequence GTGGCCGGGAAGAAGAGCATGCCGACCATCCGGTTGCGCAGGTTGGCCGGTCAGCTCAGAAGGCTCCGGGACGGGGCCGACCTGCGCCGGGAGGACGTGGAGGAGCGCACCGGGCTCAACGCCACCACCCTCTACCGCATTGAAACGGCCCGGTCACGGCCGCAGTACCGGACGCTGGACACGCTCCTCAAGCTCTACGAAGTTCCGACGGAGGAGCAATTCCGGCTCAAGGCGCTCTACAAGCAATCCGCCGGGGAAGGGTGGATGCGGCCGTGGCACGAGCAATTGCCTGAGGGGTACACCGCCTACATCAGCTTCGAGCGCGAGGCGCACGGTCTCCGCCACTACTCGGGGATGTTCATCCCGGGCCTGCTCCAGACCGAGGACTACGCCCGCGCGGTGATCGGCGGGGTCCTGCACGACGCGACCGACGACCAGGTCGAGCAGTTCGTGCGCACCCGCGTGGAGCGGCAGGCGGTCCTGACGAAGGAGGAACCGCTCAAGCTCTGGGCGATCATCGACGAGGCGTCGCTGCGCCGCGAGGTCGGTGGGCCGGCGGTCATGCGGGCGCAGCTCCGACACCTGCTCGCAGCGGCCAGGAGGCCGAACGTGACGATCCAGGTGATCCCGTTCAGCTCAGGCGCTCATCCTGGAATGCCGGGCCAGTTGGTGGTGATGGACTTCGCCGACCCGTTGGACACCGACCTGATCTACATCGACAGCCAGGCGGGTGAGATATTTTTGGAGTCGGACGCCGACATCAAGCGCTTCCGGGATGGCTTCGATCACCTGGTGGCGGTGGCCAAGAGCCCTGACGACTCGGTTGCGTTGATCACCGGGATTGCCACTGGCTAG
- a CDS encoding DUF397 domain-containing protein: MRLVDLSDAAWRKSSFSGSGESCVEVAPVGEGVAMRDSKNPGGPTLSFTISRWREFLAGLEA; encoded by the coding sequence ATGCGGCTTGTGGATCTGTCGGATGCGGCTTGGCGCAAGAGCAGCTTCAGCGGGAGCGGTGAGTCCTGCGTGGAGGTGGCGCCGGTTGGTGAGGGGGTCGCGATGCGCGATTCCAAGAACCCGGGTGGACCGACGTTGTCCTTCACGATCAGCCGGTGGCGGGAGTTCCTGGCCGGGCTGGAGGCGTGA
- a CDS encoding serine hydrolase: MNINRRFALGIGSAAAASAVLGATAGTARAQTTEAEWDALIPTTADLARRKIAVKYAWEVARAGGTWSSYIGVADPDGVVKPAVDVEADRVVEAYSVNKVAVALAVLDKVDRGLIALDQRVEVTSDIVIRDTDGIFHLDGGYPSSVTVGHALANLLTVSDNTAVRLCGLVVPALELNEILRAKGFTHTQVVPVANPNRFYLGTTTARETFTMLRKLAAGELLSAASTQHLFTVLRSLTSFTDGVRLNLTSAERLNVATKAGWEADGRNEAGIVFDANGKPMITYALFASGRYNGNQTVNADDYGATHPALRARAALGRTLYDSVLRITANTPRTYRAQPYRPGNGG; this comes from the coding sequence ATGAACATCAACCGCAGGTTCGCGCTGGGGATCGGCTCGGCGGCCGCGGCGAGCGCCGTGCTCGGCGCCACCGCCGGGACCGCCCGGGCGCAGACGACCGAGGCGGAGTGGGACGCGCTGATCCCCACGACGGCCGACCTGGCCCGGCGCAAGATCGCGGTGAAGTACGCGTGGGAGGTGGCGCGGGCGGGCGGCACGTGGTCGTCCTACATCGGCGTGGCCGACCCGGACGGCGTGGTGAAGCCGGCCGTCGACGTCGAGGCCGACCGCGTGGTCGAGGCGTACAGCGTCAACAAGGTCGCGGTGGCGCTGGCCGTGCTGGACAAGGTCGACCGCGGGCTGATCGCGCTGGACCAGCGGGTCGAGGTCACGTCGGACATCGTCATCCGGGACACCGACGGCATCTTCCACCTGGACGGCGGCTACCCGAGTTCGGTGACCGTGGGGCACGCCCTGGCGAACCTGCTCACGGTGTCGGACAACACGGCGGTGCGGCTGTGCGGCCTGGTCGTGCCCGCGCTGGAGCTGAACGAGATCCTGCGCGCCAAGGGCTTCACGCACACTCAGGTCGTGCCGGTGGCCAACCCGAACCGGTTCTACCTGGGCACCACCACGGCGCGCGAGACGTTCACGATGCTGCGCAAGCTGGCGGCCGGTGAGCTGCTGTCGGCGGCGTCGACCCAGCACCTGTTCACGGTGCTGCGGTCGCTGACGTCGTTCACCGACGGGGTCCGGCTCAACCTGACGTCGGCGGAGCGGCTGAACGTGGCCACGAAGGCCGGGTGGGAGGCCGACGGCCGCAACGAGGCCGGGATCGTGTTCGACGCGAACGGCAAGCCGATGATCACCTACGCGCTGTTCGCGTCCGGCCGGTACAACGGCAACCAGACCGTCAACGCGGACGACTACGGAGCCACCCACCCGGCCCTCCGCGCCCGCGCCGCGCTGGGGCGCACGCTGTACGACTCGGTCCTGCGCATCACCGCGAACACGCCGCGCACGTACCGCGCCCAGCCTTACCGCCCCGGCAACGGCGGCTGA
- a CDS encoding SDR family oxidoreductase: MRQGVFLVTGASRGIGAATARLAAEAGYRVVLAARDAASVADLAAELGGPDRAWAASCDVRVYEQVAALVGRVEEGWGSLDVVFANAGASVTTSFTSTDGAPPADWSDMVLTNVCGPAFTARAAMPALMRHAGHLVLTGSAAGRGVRPGNLYSATKWAVTGLAQAIRAECVGTGVRVTLVQPGLTDTGGIPPSRMGDPKLAPEDVARAVLYAVGQPPTVDVNEILVRPVGQDAYR, from the coding sequence ATGCGACAAGGGGTGTTCCTGGTGACGGGGGCCAGTCGGGGCATCGGCGCGGCCACCGCGCGGTTGGCCGCCGAGGCCGGGTACCGGGTGGTCCTGGCCGCCCGCGACGCCGCGTCGGTGGCCGACCTCGCCGCCGAGCTGGGCGGTCCGGACCGGGCGTGGGCGGCTTCCTGCGACGTGCGGGTCTACGAGCAGGTCGCGGCCCTGGTGGGCCGGGTCGAGGAGGGGTGGGGGAGCCTCGACGTGGTGTTCGCCAACGCGGGCGCGAGCGTGACGACCTCGTTCACCTCGACCGACGGCGCGCCGCCCGCCGACTGGAGCGACATGGTGCTGACCAACGTGTGCGGACCCGCGTTCACGGCGCGGGCGGCGATGCCCGCTTTGATGCGCCACGCCGGGCACCTGGTGCTGACCGGGTCGGCGGCCGGGCGCGGGGTGCGGCCGGGGAACCTCTACTCGGCCACCAAGTGGGCGGTGACGGGGTTGGCGCAGGCGATCCGGGCGGAGTGCGTCGGCACGGGCGTCCGGGTCACGCTGGTGCAGCCGGGCCTGACCGACACCGGCGGCATCCCGCCGTCACGGATGGGTGACCCGAAGCTCGCGCCGGAGGACGTGGCCCGCGCCGTGCTGTACGCGGTGGGCCAGCCGCCGACGGTGGACGTCAACGAGATCCTGGTCCGGCCGGTCGGTCAGGACGCCTACCGGTGA